The genomic stretch GCCCAGATGTCGCGGCGGCATAACGACGCCAATATCCTCTGCCTGGCCAGCGACGTGCTCGGCGACGAACTCATCCGCCGGATCGTGATCGCCTGGCTCGAGACGCAGTTCGAAGGCGGCGGTCGCCATGAACGCCGCGTGCGCAAGCTGGGAATGATCGAAGAAGGCAAAGACCCCACCCAGTACGACCCCAACAACGGTCTGCAGGGCGAGGCGTAATCTAAGAGCCCGGGGACGGGGAGTGCGGGGCCTCGTCCTCGTCGTCGGTTGTTTCTTCTTGGAGAATTGCTCAGCTCAGGACTGCGGCAGTGCGGCGATGGCGGCGTCGGGACCGATGACGACCATCAGGTCGCCTTCGCGGATGGCCGTGTCGGGCCCGGGGGCGGAGATGACGGTTTCGCGGGCGACGGCGTCGCCCTCGCCGGGCGTGGTGCGGCGTATCGCCACGGCCAGCACCTTGTGCTTCTTGGACAAATCCAGTTCCGCCAGCGTCTTGTTCCAGAAATCCCTGGGGGCGGTCACCTGGGCGAGGCTGAAGCCTTCGGCGATGGCGAAGCGTTCGAGCACCGACGGGGCCAGCAGTCGCCCGGCCCAGCGTTCGGCGGATTCTTCCTCGGGACTGATGACGCCGTCGGCGCCGATGCGGGTGAGGATATCGGCGCGGATGCGCGAGGTGGCGCGGCTGATGACGCGGGGCACGCCCAGTTGTTTGAGGATGACGGTGGTCAGGGCGCTGGACTCGAAGTGCGTCCCGATGCCCACGACGGCCACGTCGACTTTGTCGACGCCCTGGGCGATCAGCGCCTGCTCGTCGGTGCTGTCGAGGCTGACGGCGACGGCGACAATGTCTCGCACGTCGTCGACCAGGTCGCGGCTCTTGTCGATGGCGATGACTTCGGCCCCCGCCTCAGCCAGGCGGGTGGCCAGGCTCTTGCCGAACAGTCCCAGTCCGATGATGGCGAATCGTTCCATGATGTCATCCGATAATAACGTTTTCTTCCGGGTAAGAGTAGTCCGCGTGCCTCAGGCCGCTCGTCAGCGCCAGCAGCAGCGTCAGCAGCCCAACGCGTCCGACGAACATGGCCGCGATGAGAATGCCCTTGCCCGCCTCGGTCAAAGGCGCGCCGGGTCCTGAAACGCCGGTGGTCAGACCGACCGTTCCGCAGGCGCTGCAGGCCTCAAAGAGCAGGTCGACGAACTGCGACGCCGGCTGAGCGACGCACAGCAGCAGCGTCACCAGGCCCACCAGCGTCATGTACAACGTGGCGGCGGTGATGGCGCGGCGCAGCAGTTGGGCCGGGATGCTGCGGTGGAACACTTCGAGCTCTTCCCGGCGGCGCATGGCGCAGTAGACGGCCACGAACAGCATTGCGACGGTGGCCGTTTTCATGCCGCCGGCGGCGCTGGC from Planctomycetaceae bacterium encodes the following:
- a CDS encoding TrkA family potassium uptake protein: MERFAIIGLGLFGKSLATRLAEAGAEVIAIDKSRDLVDDVRDIVAVAVSLDSTDEQALIAQGVDKVDVAVVGIGTHFESSALTTVILKQLGVPRVISRATSRIRADILTRIGADGVISPEEESAERWAGRLLAPSVLERFAIAEGFSLAQVTAPRDFWNKTLAELDLSKKHKVLAVAIRRTTPGEGDAVARETVISAPGPDTAIREGDLMVVIGPDAAIAALPQS